One region of Flavobacterium sp. KACC 22763 genomic DNA includes:
- a CDS encoding metallophosphoesterase, with translation MIFRFVILCALLLFIEFYSYQAFRTLIKTRWVLISYQVISLLVLVFIIYSFSQVDRSVGQTRQFMFTTGLMLTVYVPKILLTLIMFGEDIFRIGASILNYFVYNAPRKEMMPDRRKFVSQIALGLAAIPFLSIIYGIFEGKYNFKVIKQTIFFPDLPDAFDGFKITQISDVHSGSFDNPEKINYAIDLINAQESDLILFTGDIVNTHAKEMHPWLETFSRIKEYKYGKFAVLGNHDYGEYVTWPSEKEKDENFKAIKNLYGQIGFKLMLNEHTYIQKGDDKIALIGVENWGVNFKKAGDLNKASKDVHQDDFKVLMSHDPSHWEAEIKDHPKNFHLTFAGHTHGMQFGIEIPGYFKWSLAQYIYKQWAGLYENVGRYVYVNRGFGFHAYPGRVGIMPEITVIELKKGRNVG, from the coding sequence ATGATTTTTCGTTTTGTAATTCTATGTGCTCTTTTATTATTTATTGAGTTCTATTCATATCAGGCTTTTCGAACTTTAATCAAAACACGTTGGGTTTTGATTAGTTATCAAGTTATAAGCTTACTGGTCTTAGTCTTTATCATCTATTCTTTTTCGCAAGTAGATCGCTCTGTTGGTCAAACTAGACAATTTATGTTTACTACAGGATTGATGCTGACGGTATATGTGCCTAAAATTTTGCTTACGCTAATAATGTTTGGCGAGGATATTTTTAGAATAGGTGCCAGTATTTTAAACTATTTTGTTTACAATGCTCCAAGAAAAGAAATGATGCCTGATCGTAGAAAGTTTGTGAGTCAGATTGCATTAGGTTTGGCGGCGATTCCTTTTTTGTCTATAATTTATGGAATATTTGAAGGGAAATATAATTTCAAGGTAATCAAACAAACGATATTTTTTCCAGATCTTCCAGATGCTTTTGATGGGTTTAAAATCACGCAGATTTCTGATGTTCATAGCGGAAGTTTTGATAATCCAGAGAAAATAAATTATGCTATTGATTTGATCAATGCACAAGAATCAGACTTGATTTTGTTTACAGGAGATATTGTAAATACTCATGCAAAAGAAATGCATCCTTGGCTGGAAACTTTTAGCCGTATTAAAGAGTATAAATATGGAAAGTTTGCCGTTTTAGGAAATCATGATTATGGCGAATATGTGACTTGGCCTTCTGAAAAAGAAAAAGACGAAAATTTTAAGGCTATTAAAAACTTGTATGGCCAAATTGGTTTTAAACTTATGCTTAACGAACATACTTACATTCAGAAAGGCGATGACAAAATTGCTTTGATTGGTGTAGAAAACTGGGGAGTGAATTTTAAGAAAGCAGGCGATTTAAATAAAGCTTCAAAAGATGTTCATCAAGACGATTTTAAAGTTTTAATGAGCCATGACCCAAGCCATTGGGAAGCCGAAATTAAAGATCATCCAAAGAACTTTCACCTTACTTTTGCAGGCCACACACACGGTATGCAGTTCGGAATCGAGATTCCAGGGTATTTTAAATGGAGTTTGGCACAGTATATTTATAAACAATGGGCAGGATTGTACGAAAACGTCGGAAGATACGTTTATGTTAACCGCGGATTTGGTTTTCACGCCTATCCTGGACGAGTAGGAATTATGCCTGAAATAACAGTAATTGAACTAAAAAAAGGCCGTAATGTCGGTTAA
- a CDS encoding sensor histidine kinase, with translation MKIKHQLAIFNAMTRLLVILVLWLMLPILVENVVYHHINNSLLEKKKKFIEHLNQEEINDFMENQDDSTQTFSEFSTLHSEFLVLSKMPIKPHQKKTTFTNEYRKIENEESEYRILQHHFTYGGEDYQLEIGSSLSEVNDLTFVIRLFIIIVFVVILFITFLADTFYIEYLLKPFYKIIDTKIRRVNEPETFDHTPIKATSRDFRELDFVLNQMMDRITEVFKKEKQFISNVSHELLTPIALLKNKLENLLQNQSLDDNAVDKIAGSLKTLDMLKKIINNLLLISRIDNNQYELNEEINLREIVSDLQEDLQDRIEDKDIQFMNEMENDFVFIGNKTLVHILIYNLVTNAIKYNKPKGGIIIEDGFADEHYYISVKDSGIGMDESQLEKIFTRFARISSDQEGQGLGLAIAQSIASFHHIQIKVKSVLNQGTTFTLLFEKAN, from the coding sequence GTGAAAATAAAACATCAATTAGCCATTTTTAACGCCATGACCAGATTGCTGGTCATTTTGGTTTTATGGTTGATGCTTCCTATTTTGGTAGAAAATGTAGTTTATCATCATATTAATAATAGTCTGCTAGAGAAAAAGAAAAAGTTTATCGAGCATCTTAATCAGGAGGAAATCAATGATTTTATGGAAAATCAAGATGACTCGACTCAAACTTTTTCTGAATTTTCGACACTTCACAGTGAGTTCTTGGTGCTTTCTAAAATGCCGATAAAACCGCATCAGAAAAAAACAACTTTTACAAACGAGTATCGTAAGATTGAAAATGAAGAAAGCGAATACAGAATATTGCAGCATCATTTTACTTATGGGGGTGAAGATTATCAGCTCGAAATCGGCAGCAGTTTAAGTGAGGTTAACGATTTAACTTTTGTAATTAGGCTTTTCATTATAATTGTTTTTGTGGTCATTCTTTTTATTACTTTTTTGGCAGACACTTTTTATATTGAATACCTTCTAAAACCATTTTATAAAATTATTGACACCAAAATTAGGCGTGTAAACGAACCAGAAACATTTGATCATACTCCAATAAAAGCAACTTCAAGAGACTTTAGGGAATTAGACTTTGTTTTGAACCAAATGATGGATCGAATTACTGAAGTTTTTAAAAAAGAAAAACAGTTTATCTCAAATGTTTCGCATGAACTTCTTACACCAATTGCACTGCTCAAAAACAAACTTGAAAATTTGCTGCAGAATCAATCTTTAGATGATAATGCAGTCGATAAAATTGCGGGTTCTTTGAAGACGCTGGATATGCTGAAAAAAATCATCAATAATTTATTGCTGATTTCTAGGATAGATAATAATCAATATGAATTGAATGAGGAGATTAATCTTCGTGAAATTGTTTCGGATCTGCAGGAAGACCTTCAAGATAGAATTGAGGATAAAGATATTCAGTTCATGAACGAGATGGAGAATGATTTTGTTTTTATAGGAAATAAAACCTTAGTTCATATCCTTATATATAATCTTGTAACTAATGCCATCAAATACAATAAACCAAAAGGAGGCATAATTATAGAAGACGGTTTTGCAGATGAACACTATTATATTTCAGTAAAAGATTCAGGAATAGGTATGGACGAATCTCAGTTGGAAAAAATATTCACGCGTTTTGCTAGAATCAGTTCAGATCAAGAAGGACAAGGGTTGGGGCTTGCAATTGCCCAAAGTATTGCCTCTTTTCATCATATTCAAATCAAGGTAAAATCGGTTTTAAATCAAGGAACTACTTTTACTTTACTGTTTGAGAAAGCTAATTAA
- a CDS encoding thioredoxin family protein translates to MSKFGELINAQVPVLIDFYTDWNESSVSMHPVIKDVAAALGDKAKVIKIDVDKNQELAEALRIKGLPTLMIYKEGQMIWRQSGELDANTIIGIVQEQFNV, encoded by the coding sequence ATGTCAAAATTTGGAGAACTAATAAATGCCCAAGTTCCAGTGTTAATTGATTTTTACACAGATTGGAATGAATCTTCAGTTTCTATGCATCCTGTTATTAAGGACGTAGCTGCTGCGCTTGGCGATAAAGCCAAAGTAATCAAAATTGATGTAGATAAAAATCAGGAACTAGCAGAAGCACTTCGTATTAAAGGGCTTCCAACTTTAATGATTTATAAAGAAGGACAAATGATCTGGAGGCAATCTGGAGAGCTTGATGCCAATACTATAATAGGAATTGTTCAGGAACAATTTAACGTCTAA
- a CDS encoding glycosyltransferase family 117 protein has protein sequence MAQFNFNKWNTIIGWFAFAIALITYTLTVEPTMSFWDCGEYIATAAKLEVGHPPGAPLFQMMGAFFAMFAIDAQHVALMVNMMSVFSSAFTILFMFWSSSMILKKIVGRFAEIDQNNSIVILGSSFVGALAYTFSDSFWFNAVEAEVYAMASLLIALLFWLGLRWEQDMDKPKGNKWLLIISLVIGLSFGVHFMALLTIPSIGFLYYFKHYEKVTIKNFLIANVVVIGILLFIFKLLLPLTMAFFGKTEIFMVNSMGLPFNSGTIFVALLFVAFFYFGLKYTRQKGLIFYNTIILCILFILIGFSTWLMLPVRANANTVINENKPSDATEVLAYYNREQYGVNPLFYGPQYTELFAGLDAKTPYLDKKPNYERDYKTGKYIITNNYKNAEQNSDDNQKAILPRMWSTETGHIQNYINFTNPPKFRINPNYNYDEDLAKYGIDASQLSEDEYNKATAQLRNEVEKTVSEFRKAYAQKQIDNEGYVKFLRSYGEYLLIEKPTTADNFSFMFEYQFGYMYWRYLMWNFVGRQNDQQGKYDNLDGNWISGIKALDSVHLGSQDNLPTDVLNNKGRNAYYFLPFILGLIGIMYHANKDLKSFYVLLALFLFTGIALKIYLNERPFEPRERDYALVGSFYVFAIWIGFGVYSLYESLYKYLAPKIAGPVIIAGSLLAAPVLMASQNWDDHDRSGKYTAVAMAKAYLSSCDKDAILFTIGDNDTFPLWYAQEIEHFRTDVKIVNTSLFMTDWYIDQMKAKSYESNPLPISFVHSQYVGDNLDYTAYIQKIDTRWNIKDFIDFIKNPKSTVGLQNGQTIHFYPTNKIRVNVDKNTIIQNKVVNPKYYDSIVPYLDIDIKGSALYKNRLMMLDILANNNWKRPIYFSGGAFDDEDYLWLKDYLQLDGMVYKLVPIKNTPSKDGGPLDMGQIDADKMYDIVMKWDWGNSNGNIYHDPETRRNSITYRTNLSRLMNQLIAEGKIDKAKNVINLAMTKMPLDKYGYYSLVEAFTDGYYKVGEKAKAQDLLNKLVQKYKENLNYYSTLTPSDQTDLAVDIITDIERYRSLLHVMDDNKDTAFYNQHKTTFNTYVNVFERFGREKE, from the coding sequence ATGGCACAATTCAATTTCAATAAATGGAATACAATTATTGGTTGGTTTGCATTTGCAATCGCTTTAATAACTTATACATTAACAGTAGAACCTACAATGAGCTTTTGGGATTGCGGAGAATATATTGCTACCGCAGCCAAACTTGAAGTAGGTCACCCACCAGGAGCTCCACTTTTCCAGATGATGGGTGCGTTTTTTGCCATGTTTGCAATAGATGCTCAGCATGTGGCTCTTATGGTCAACATGATGTCTGTTTTTTCTAGCGCATTTACCATATTATTTATGTTCTGGTCATCGTCAATGATTTTGAAAAAGATCGTAGGTCGTTTTGCTGAAATTGATCAAAACAATTCGATTGTTATTTTAGGAAGTTCTTTTGTAGGCGCCTTAGCTTATACATTTTCTGACAGCTTTTGGTTTAATGCAGTAGAAGCCGAAGTTTATGCAATGGCTTCTTTATTAATCGCTCTGCTTTTCTGGCTTGGTTTACGTTGGGAGCAAGACATGGATAAGCCAAAAGGAAACAAATGGCTTTTAATCATTTCATTGGTTATTGGTCTTTCGTTTGGAGTTCACTTCATGGCTCTTTTGACTATTCCTTCAATTGGATTCTTATACTATTTCAAACACTACGAAAAAGTTACTATCAAAAACTTTCTAATTGCTAATGTAGTTGTTATTGGAATTTTATTATTCATTTTCAAGTTATTGCTTCCATTAACTATGGCATTTTTCGGAAAAACCGAGATTTTCATGGTAAACAGTATGGGACTTCCATTTAACTCAGGAACTATCTTTGTAGCATTATTATTTGTTGCCTTTTTCTATTTCGGATTAAAATATACTAGACAGAAAGGTTTAATATTCTACAACACTATTATATTGTGTATCTTATTTATCCTAATTGGCTTCTCAACTTGGTTAATGCTTCCTGTTCGTGCAAATGCCAATACGGTTATTAATGAAAACAAACCTTCAGATGCTACTGAGGTTTTGGCATATTATAATCGTGAGCAATATGGTGTAAATCCTTTATTTTACGGACCTCAATACACTGAACTTTTTGCTGGTCTTGATGCTAAAACTCCTTATTTAGACAAAAAACCAAACTACGAGAGAGATTATAAAACAGGTAAATACATTATTACCAACAATTACAAAAATGCAGAACAAAATTCTGACGACAATCAGAAAGCAATTCTGCCAAGAATGTGGAGCACAGAAACGGGTCACATTCAAAACTATATCAACTTTACAAATCCTCCAAAGTTCCGAATCAATCCTAATTATAATTATGATGAAGATTTGGCAAAATACGGAATCGATGCGAGCCAATTGAGCGAAGACGAATACAATAAAGCTACAGCTCAATTGCGTAACGAAGTTGAAAAAACAGTTTCTGAGTTTAGAAAAGCTTATGCTCAAAAACAAATTGATAACGAAGGTTACGTAAAATTCTTAAGAAGCTACGGCGAATATTTACTTATCGAAAAACCAACGACAGCAGATAACTTCAGTTTCATGTTTGAATATCAATTTGGATACATGTACTGGAGATATTTGATGTGGAATTTTGTCGGGCGCCAAAATGATCAGCAAGGTAAATACGATAATTTGGACGGAAACTGGATCAGCGGCATCAAAGCTTTAGATTCTGTTCATTTAGGTTCTCAAGACAATCTGCCAACAGATGTTTTAAACAACAAAGGCCGTAACGCTTATTATTTCCTTCCTTTTATTTTAGGATTAATTGGTATTATGTACCACGCAAACAAAGATTTGAAGAGCTTCTATGTTCTTTTGGCTTTATTTTTATTTACAGGAATTGCACTAAAAATATATTTAAATGAAAGACCTTTTGAACCTCGTGAAAGAGATTATGCGTTAGTAGGCTCCTTCTATGTCTTTGCCATCTGGATCGGATTTGGTGTTTATTCGCTCTATGAAAGTTTATATAAATACTTGGCCCCAAAAATTGCCGGACCAGTAATTATTGCAGGAAGTTTATTGGCTGCACCAGTTTTAATGGCTTCTCAAAACTGGGATGATCATGATAGATCTGGAAAATACACTGCTGTTGCAATGGCAAAAGCTTACTTAAGTTCTTGTGATAAAGATGCAATCTTATTTACCATTGGAGATAATGACACCTTCCCTCTTTGGTATGCACAAGAAATTGAGCATTTTAGAACCGATGTGAAGATTGTAAATACAAGTTTATTTATGACAGATTGGTATATCGATCAGATGAAAGCGAAGTCTTACGAATCAAATCCGTTGCCTATTTCTTTTGTACATAGCCAATATGTAGGAGATAATTTGGATTACACCGCTTACATTCAGAAAATTGACACACGTTGGAATATTAAAGATTTTATCGATTTCATCAAAAATCCTAAATCTACTGTTGGTTTACAAAACGGACAAACAATCCATTTCTATCCAACAAATAAGATTAGAGTAAATGTGGATAAAAACACTATTATTCAAAATAAAGTAGTTAATCCTAAATATTACGACTCTATTGTTCCTTATTTAGACATTGACATCAAAGGAAGCGCATTATACAAAAACCGTTTAATGATGCTTGATATCTTAGCAAATAACAACTGGAAGAGACCAATTTACTTTAGTGGTGGTGCTTTTGATGACGAAGATTATTTATGGCTAAAAGATTATCTGCAATTGGACGGAATGGTGTATAAATTGGTTCCAATAAAAAATACTCCTTCTAAAGATGGCGGGCCATTAGACATGGGACAAATCGATGCAGATAAAATGTACGATATTGTAATGAAATGGGATTGGGGCAATAGCAATGGAAACATTTATCATGATCCTGAAACTAGAAGAAACAGCATTACTTACCGCACCAATCTTTCGAGATTAATGAACCAGCTTATTGCTGAAGGCAAAATTGACAAAGCTAAAAACGTAATCAATTTGGCGATGACTAAAATGCCTTTGGATAAATATGGCTACTATTCATTGGTTGAAGCTTTTACTGATGGCTATTATAAAGTTGGCGAAAAAGCTAAAGCACAAGATCTTTTAAACAAATTGGTTCAGAAATATAAAGAGAATCTAAACTATTACAGTACATTGACTCCTTCTGACCAGACTGATCTAGCTGTAGATATTATTACAGATATCGAGCGTTACAGAAGCTTACTGCATGTAATGGATGATAACAAAGACACTGCTTTTTACAACCAGCACAAAACTACATTTAACACTTACGTAAATGTTTTTGAGCGTTTCGGACGTGAAAAAGAGTAA
- a CDS encoding polysaccharide deacetylase family protein, translating into MSFYWVKTNAFIKKVFSKYCWDIPNNEKKIYLTFDDGPTPEITDWVLSELKKFDAKATFFCIGKNIKANLALFEKLITDGHSIGNHTMNHVNGWKIHTNEYIENVKNCAAVLDEQEKAPHRLLFRPPYGKIKKAQSKILRSLGYKIVMWDVLSADFDQSITPEKCLENVTKNVKSGSVIVFHDSIKASPNLRFALPRTLHFLKENGYKFDIIH; encoded by the coding sequence ATGAGCTTCTATTGGGTAAAAACTAACGCATTTATAAAAAAGGTGTTTTCTAAATATTGCTGGGATATTCCTAACAACGAAAAGAAAATATACCTCACTTTTGATGACGGCCCTACCCCAGAAATTACAGACTGGGTTTTATCCGAATTAAAAAAATTTGATGCAAAAGCTACTTTTTTCTGCATCGGAAAAAACATTAAAGCGAATCTGGCTTTATTTGAAAAGTTAATTACTGATGGACATTCAATTGGCAACCACACCATGAATCATGTTAATGGATGGAAAATCCATACGAATGAATATATCGAAAATGTAAAAAACTGCGCTGCTGTTTTAGATGAGCAAGAGAAAGCTCCTCATCGTCTATTGTTTCGTCCTCCTTATGGAAAAATCAAAAAAGCACAATCTAAAATTCTTAGAAGTTTAGGCTATAAAATAGTTATGTGGGATGTTTTAAGTGCCGATTTCGATCAAAGCATTACTCCAGAAAAATGTCTAGAAAATGTAACCAAAAATGTAAAATCTGGTAGCGTAATTGTTTTTCATGACAGTATTAAAGCTTCTCCAAATTTAAGATTTGCTTTGCCTCGAACACTGCATTTTTTAAAAGAAAACGGGTATAAATTTGATATTATTCACTAA